The Desulfovibrio sp. ZJ209 nucleotide sequence AATACGATTAATGCCTATCATTCACGCTTGAAAGCGTTCATCAAAAAGTTCAAAGGAGTCGCTACGAAATACTTGGACAACTATTTAGCTTGGATAAATAGCATCGGTGAGCGAAAGCTGAATCTAAGGCAAGTAGTAAAAGTAGCAATCAAAGAGGACTGGTATGGTACTTGGCAAGCCATAACAAATAGGCCGCTCATGCCGGTGTAAAGTTTATATTTAGGTGTTCTTTTTTTCTGTTTTATAAATACTATGCTCAGGGTCAAGCCAAATTATAGAAAAAATATTACCGTTTCGTATTCCAAATACTCTCACTTTATTGGTAAGAGCCAATTGACATAAAGAATCTAATTCTATATTTAGTTCTTGAGCTCGCCTTCTAATTTTTATATTTATTTTTTCTACGTTATCCCAGTCATGATTACTTGTATCCTCCTTAAAAATTGTTTCAAAATTTTTTGTTTCAAACTGCAACAGTGCATTTCTATATTTAGTTAATCGTTTGAACGAACAATACCATGGGAATTGATTATCAACATCCATTAAATTAAAATTCCAGCCCATCATATGCCTAAAAACAGTATTAACGGGTTGTTGCGTTGCAACTTTACGATCTGAAATCGATTGAAGGATTACTTTCTTTTGTTTAGACATTTTATTTTAAACTACTATAATAGGCAAGCATACTTTCTTTTGATATGACATTATGACCTCTTTGCCCTTCAGCCAAATCTCCTCGTGCCTCTTTCCAAGGTTCTTCCATGTGTGTTGACGTTACTAACCATTCAGGACTTTTTTCTCCATAAGCATCTAGTACGACATCAATAGTATCTATTTGATTTTCTGATAAGTGACTGACGTTTGCTCCTTGAAATTGAGTAGGCGATTTATATCTTCCTCTATGCTTTTCATATAATTTAGGCGCAACGGGACCACTCGCCCACGCTTCAAATTCTTCGTCAAATAAAGGTTCATCGTCCCACGCAAGTGACCATGCTTGACAATAATACACGAGTTTTTGGAGCTTAACGGTAGATATTTGCCCAATTTTGTTAACAATATATTGGGCAACATCAAAAACATTCGTTTCCATGCGGGCCCTCCTTATTTATTTTAATAAACTGTTTTTTACATGAAAAAGCCAGCTAGTCAACTCATATGACTAGCTGGCTTTGAGGAGATGGGCTTAGTGATTGCTGCGCTGACAGCTTGGTTCACTCACCGAACAGATTGGCGTAGGCTCTGTCCGTCTTTTTGTCGCTAGTTAGATCGTCTATGCTGTCGATGGGGAAGTGATGCCGGTCAGGCTTGAAAGCCTTTTTGTCTATCAGGTAGTACCTCTTCCCATCGTAATCAGCGACTAGCAGCCAGCCAAGGTCGTACATAGCGGCAATTAAGTCGTTGACGTACCCTTCTTTTAGCTGCTCACGGTTAGCGCATTGCTTAATATCTTCTTTTGTAAGCAAAGCGCGGCGAATAGACTTGCCTCGTTCTTCCTCGTGATGTTTCAAGTTTATGAGAATTTTCTTCGCGCATATTTCGTGTTCATATGCCATAGGTTATTCCTAGTGTTATTCCATAATCATATCTGATGAACTTTCTGTTGCTTTAACTTGAATACATCCAAAGTCGTCGACAAGTACCTCATATCCTTCTTTTGTATTATTATATCCTAACTGAAGTGCGTTTATCATTTTCATTCTTTCCAGATCAATCCCATATTTATTGCATATTATTTTAGCTTTTCTATATCCATATTTTCAATATTAAAGGCTTTTGGATAGATTGTCATATCTGCTAGGAAATTTACTTTTTTTCTATTTTGGAAAACTCTTGATATTATAATATATTTTGCAACGAACCTATCATTTCCTTTACCAATGAGTACACTATGATCTTCTTCATATACTCTAATCCCAATTTTATTTGCGTACTGCTTAACAATTTGAACGGCCTCCTCCCACGGCATACCAACTTGCAAGCCAAAAATCTTCGGGCCTCTGGCTTCAGCGTGTGCGTCAGTCAGGCTTACCATTGAAATGAACATTGCCAGGGCCACAAACACGGCTGCACGTTTAAGCATGGTGGTTCCTCCCAAGGTTAAAGATTGCTTCACGAATGTTTACTATGGTTACAGGTGTAGGTCAAGTCTTTTGGCGTATTCTATGGAAATGGAAGACTATCCCTTGCTCAAGCGGGCGTTTGCGAATGTTTTGAAGGCCAAACGGGAAGAGCTAAATCTGAGCAAGCTCAGGCTGGCTCAACTGGCCAAGCTTGAGCGCGTTTACCTGATCCAGCTTGAGAAGGGAGATAAGCGCCCTACGGTCAACGCTCTGTTTTATTTGAGCGAGGCTTTTGGCTTGAAACCTAGCGAAATGCTATCAATAGTCGAGGAGGAAATTGAGCAGTTGAAAGGAGGGGAGTAGCTTGTAGCCCTGCGTGGTATCGGTTTAGCCGCACTATCAACTATGTCCTATAACATAGCCTTTTCTTTACGTCGCTCCCAGCGGTACCAAGAGCTGGCGCGTGAAATACCG carries:
- a CDS encoding type II toxin-antitoxin system antitoxin SocA domain-containing protein; translation: METNVFDVAQYIVNKIGQISTVKLQKLVYYCQAWSLAWDDEPLFDEEFEAWASGPVAPKLYEKHRGRYKSPTQFQGANVSHLSENQIDTIDVVLDAYGEKSPEWLVTSTHMEEPWKEARGDLAEGQRGHNVISKESMLAYYSSLK
- a CDS encoding helix-turn-helix transcriptional regulator, with product MEMEDYPLLKRAFANVLKAKREELNLSKLRLAQLAKLERVYLIQLEKGDKRPTVNALFYLSEAFGLKPSEMLSIVEEEIEQLKGGE